Proteins from one Campylobacter concisus genomic window:
- a CDS encoding host-nuclease inhibitor Gam family protein, with protein MQINSFSDVDVALKRLCEVSVGIEKINGEVTLECNRIKEARKSEIERLESEKSYIEQQITLFCEDNKAEFAEKRSKEFTFGEIGYRISKSVRVPSVKAKLESLLNSIKAFGLGKECIIYEEKPNKEALAELKDEDLVKLGLKRVVKDNFRIVPKIESLEVGK; from the coding sequence ATGCAAATAAATAGTTTTAGCGACGTAGACGTCGCTTTAAAAAGACTATGCGAAGTAAGCGTAGGTATAGAAAAAATTAACGGTGAAGTAACGCTTGAATGCAACCGTATAAAAGAAGCTAGAAAAAGCGAAATTGAAAGACTTGAGAGTGAAAAAAGCTACATTGAGCAGCAAATCACACTATTTTGCGAGGACAACAAGGCTGAATTTGCCGAAAAACGCTCTAAGGAATTTACCTTTGGCGAGATCGGCTACCGCATAAGCAAAAGCGTAAGAGTACCTAGCGTAAAAGCCAAGCTTGAGAGTTTGCTAAACTCCATAAAGGCGTTTGGGTTAGGTAAAGAGTGCATCATATACGAGGAAAAGCCTAACAAAGAAGCGCTGGCAGAGCTAAAAGACGAGGATTTGGTAAAGCTCGGTCTTAAAAGAGTGGTAAAAGATAATTTTAGGATAGTGCCTAAAATAGAGAGTTTGGAGGTAGGAAAATGA
- a CDS encoding ATP-binding protein produces the protein MSEIFEFLKSSSLTKDSFNEKVEFLIDGFLVKQLITLIYADGGTGKSYMAFALAKKLCKEGQRVFFIDYDNPVGVLKQRGVDRLLIESYENMNYIQRSTLELCGFELVLKLEENAVGKAYKDCVFILDSLRDFVDINNDNRINRLFGALKNLREAGATVIILHHSNKDGKNYQGSNHIRNSLDVMYHLIKRPSKENELNFLLEVAKERAGVKDSGFCVKTLNLELNELDVEVARMSEYELNFTTLAQKILAGGEANKTELLNAMNYEKDDRTARDCLDKFDGKLWFSRKMGKSVIYSCKAETTTDTTVTTIRENTLNLAV, from the coding sequence ATGAGCGAAATTTTCGAGTTTTTAAAAAGTTCTAGCCTAACCAAGGATAGTTTCAATGAAAAGGTCGAGTTTTTGATAGATGGCTTTTTAGTAAAGCAGCTAATCACACTGATCTACGCGGACGGCGGCACGGGCAAAAGCTACATGGCCTTTGCTCTAGCTAAAAAACTTTGCAAAGAGGGTCAAAGGGTGTTTTTCATAGACTACGACAACCCCGTAGGCGTACTCAAACAGCGCGGCGTAGATAGGCTACTTATAGAAAGCTACGAGAATATGAATTATATCCAGCGCTCCACTTTGGAGCTTTGCGGATTTGAGCTTGTTCTAAAGCTAGAAGAAAACGCTGTAGGCAAAGCCTACAAAGATTGCGTTTTTATCCTGGATAGCTTGCGTGATTTTGTAGACATCAATAACGATAACCGCATAAATAGGCTATTTGGTGCGCTTAAGAATTTACGTGAAGCGGGAGCTACCGTGATCATCCTCCACCACTCTAACAAAGACGGTAAAAACTATCAAGGCAGCAACCATATAAGAAATTCTCTCGACGTTATGTATCATCTAATAAAACGCCCTAGCAAGGAAAACGAGTTAAATTTCTTACTTGAAGTAGCCAAAGAAAGAGCCGGAGTAAAAGATAGCGGTTTTTGTGTAAAAACGCTAAATTTAGAACTAAACGAGCTTGACGTGGAAGTAGCTAGAATGAGTGAATACGAGCTAAATTTTACCACTCTAGCGCAAAAGATACTAGCCGGCGGCGAGGCAAACAAGACCGAGCTGCTAAACGCTATGAATTACGAAAAAGACGATAGAACGGCTAGGGATTGCCTGGATAAATTCGACGGCAAGCTATGGTTTAGCCGTAAAATGGGCAAGAGCGTGATATATAGTTGTAAAGCGGAGACTACAACCGATACAACTGTTACAACTATAAGGGAAAATACCTTAAATTTGGCGGTTTGA
- a CDS encoding phage protein GemA/Gp16 family protein, with amino-acid sequence MNTSELKKYYIKMIQTLKHNYFVDDECRKVYLRAQFGKDSLKELSIEELRVVLEVVGYKPHKDTNFKRPARKTKATRKTKANKTSNHSFVAGEDLTPAKGSLYATKKQLETIVGIWEEIANVKTGMALREFIFRIVKIRPLHLKFLSRSDAADVVQALIQMKDKYYK; translated from the coding sequence ATGAATACGAGCGAACTAAAAAAATACTATATAAAAATGATACAAACATTGAAGCACAACTATTTCGTGGATGACGAGTGCAGGAAAGTATATTTACGGGCGCAATTTGGCAAAGATAGCCTGAAAGAGCTAAGTATAGAGGAGCTTAGGGTCGTGCTAGAGGTCGTGGGATATAAGCCCCATAAAGACACAAATTTTAAAAGACCTGCGCGAAAAACCAAAGCAACCCGCAAAACCAAAGCAAACAAAACGTCTAATCATTCTTTTGTAGCCGGTGAAGATCTAACGCCAGCTAAAGGCAGCCTATACGCGACCAAAAAGCAGCTTGAAACTATTGTTGGTATTTGGGAAGAGATAGCCAACGTAAAAACGGGCATGGCTTTAAGAGAGTTCATCTTTAGGATAGTTAAAATCAGACCTTTGCATCTTAAATTTCTATCAAGGAGCGATGCCGCCGACGTCGTGCAAGCCCTTATTCAAATGAAAGATAAATATTACAAATGA
- a CDS encoding thermonuclease family protein, whose amino-acid sequence MLKLLIFTSLLFTCAFTDYEAKVVKISDGDTIKVLTVDKQEIKIRLHGIDAPEKKQPFSRLCKQALQAKIAGKIVTVAGDKKDKYQRTIAKVFLDGEDVNKFMVKNGYAWAFKKYSKEYENDEAYARNAKLGLWQEDSPTPPWEFRKKRKN is encoded by the coding sequence ATGCTTAAATTGCTAATATTTACGAGCCTGCTATTTACTTGCGCCTTTACGGACTATGAGGCAAAGGTGGTAAAAATTTCAGACGGCGACACTATAAAAGTCTTGACTGTGGATAAGCAAGAGATAAAGATAAGGCTTCACGGCATAGACGCCCCAGAAAAAAAGCAACCTTTCTCACGTTTATGTAAACAAGCCCTGCAGGCTAAAATAGCTGGAAAGATCGTAACCGTAGCGGGAGATAAAAAAGATAAGTATCAAAGGACTATCGCAAAAGTATTCCTTGATGGAGAAGACGTGAATAAATTTATGGTCAAAAACGGCTATGCTTGGGCTTTTAAGAAGTATTCCAAGGAGTATGAGAATGATGAAGCGTATGCCAGAAATGCAAAGCTAGGCCTTTGGCAAGAAGATAGCCCGACCCCGCCTTGGGAGTTTAGAAAAAAGAGAAAAAACTAG
- a CDS encoding phage virion morphogenesis protein, which yields MIEVKGLEELQTKLKSLQNIDKKTKPLMQTLGNILQNEIEASFENESSPFGQKWQALKPSTIKQKQRHGKSLNILRSDGNLADRWIVKADDKKATVSNNTNKNGFAYGLVHQFGTNKAGRSKNVRIAARPFLPVDKSGKLPDKTEEVVKKVAINFVKDSFK from the coding sequence ATGATAGAAGTTAAAGGCCTAGAAGAGCTGCAAACTAAGCTAAAATCTCTGCAAAATATCGACAAAAAAACCAAGCCGCTAATGCAAACACTAGGCAATATCTTACAAAACGAAATAGAAGCTAGTTTTGAGAACGAGAGCAGTCCCTTCGGACAAAAATGGCAAGCCTTAAAACCTAGCACTATCAAGCAAAAACAAAGACATGGAAAATCTCTTAATATTTTAAGATCAGATGGAAATTTAGCAGATAGGTGGATAGTTAAAGCAGATGATAAAAAAGCTACAGTATCTAATAATACGAATAAGAATGGCTTTGCTTATGGATTAGTTCATCAATTCGGCACCAATAAGGCGGGACGAAGTAAAAACGTAAGAATCGCGGCTCGCCCGTTCTTGCCGGTAGATAAAAGCGGAAAATTGCCGGATAAAACCGAAGAAGTCGTAAAAAAAGTAGCTATAAATTTCGTAAAGGATAGCTTTAAGTAG
- a CDS encoding phage minor head protein, whose product MNFSFFEEPTAVYEYLKSKKPEAHFDYDEIIHDAHKKAFTIAKMTNLDLLKDMQSSLTKAFKDGIGFDEWKNSVKPMLAKKGWLGNIKVKDPKTGEEKEIYVGNRRLRTIFNTNMRTAYAKARYESQMQSLGEYFRYTAVLDSRTREAHRKLHGKTLPKTDKFWDTNYPPNGWGCRCKVQVLTEAECVARGIVPLTDGSFLPQAAEKDFRYNPGKVDKTNEILKDKQNKALDAIISTLAKKNLKQSIDSFEHERDIYVWQKSLDDMVGAVVGGKIIKDKIYQVAQVGELKQSIKKNLKIIDVEPKASSIAVYQNTISHITRDSKPKGKEPNIDEIKAVVGVFDEAKRVFYDKKDNVLLYFYNSLQNDNMVNYAVIRLDYTLKKFKTDNFIATITRIPVENYKAILKDKKRYIRIK is encoded by the coding sequence ATGAATTTTAGTTTTTTTGAGGAGCCTACGGCGGTTTATGAATATTTAAAGAGCAAAAAGCCAGAAGCGCACTTTGATTACGACGAGATCATTCACGACGCCCACAAAAAAGCTTTTACGATAGCCAAGATGACAAATTTAGACCTTTTAAAAGATATGCAAAGTTCGCTTACAAAAGCTTTTAAAGACGGCATTGGGTTTGACGAGTGGAAAAATAGTGTAAAACCTATGCTGGCAAAGAAGGGTTGGCTGGGAAATATCAAAGTAAAAGACCCAAAGACTGGCGAAGAAAAAGAAATTTACGTAGGCAATAGAAGATTAAGAACTATATTTAACACCAATATGAGAACGGCCTATGCTAAGGCTAGGTATGAAAGTCAGATGCAAAGCCTAGGCGAATACTTCCGCTATACTGCAGTGCTTGATAGCAGAACAAGAGAAGCTCATAGAAAGCTTCACGGCAAGACACTACCTAAAACTGATAAATTTTGGGATACCAACTATCCGCCAAATGGCTGGGGGTGTCGCTGCAAGGTGCAGGTGCTTACAGAGGCCGAATGCGTAGCTAGAGGTATCGTGCCACTTACAGATGGCTCTTTTTTACCTCAAGCTGCAGAAAAAGATTTTAGATACAACCCAGGTAAAGTCGATAAAACAAACGAAATTCTAAAAGATAAGCAAAATAAGGCCTTAGACGCCATTATTTCAACTCTTGCAAAGAAAAATTTAAAACAATCCATAGATAGCTTCGAGCACGAGCGAGACATTTACGTTTGGCAAAAAAGCTTAGACGACATGGTAGGCGCCGTAGTCGGCGGTAAAATCATCAAGGATAAAATTTACCAGGTGGCTCAAGTAGGGGAGTTAAAGCAAAGTATCAAGAAAAATCTAAAAATCATCGACGTAGAGCCCAAAGCATCCAGTATAGCCGTTTATCAAAACACCATCTCGCACATCACGAGAGATAGCAAGCCGAAGGGAAAAGAGCCCAATATCGATGAAATAAAAGCCGTAGTAGGCGTTTTTGACGAAGCTAAACGCGTATTTTACGATAAAAAGGACAATGTTTTACTATATTTTTATAATAGCCTACAAAACGATAACATGGTAAATTACGCCGTCATCCGCCTAGACTATACGCTTAAAAAATTTAAAACCGATAATTTTATAGCGACTATTACGAGGATACCCGTAGAAAATTATAAAGCTATTTTGAAAGATAAAAAAAGATATATAAGAATAAAGTAG
- a CDS encoding DUF935 family protein: MIFDKLFKNKSEQPQRKKAALIPQNGTLIDLLINTGVSSVGDDDMDMILADLTVTQCDVSRKSVTEKKEIQIVCDDEKIKDEFKKIFNPDVVSQILETYLYGLNVFEINYKDKEGLVYPRLVQRDFRQFKFNDAGEFTFNANGSERSIPPLKVIYALNRANFRKVYGDGLLKKLYFPVKMKNASLKFWFRFLEKFGSPWAIAKTSYEPDEMAAEVQAMLSGDSAVIDTDEEITLVQPTSNVDFTRLPAYLDNQISKAILGANLTSDVKEGSYAAAKTHNEIREDLAANDAKILIFVMNKAISFFKEINGYNGELYAKLFDEDAPNTERAARDKTLYDMGFAPTKKYITSTYNIEIDENAGVQEKNLKANKANLTALKGSLKALDRFDKATDEMDIEDGEIEAALNKLIASSETYEEAFDKLYELYDLPFERLEPLMFRAVANAQMLGHVDEF; encoded by the coding sequence ATGATATTTGACAAATTATTTAAAAATAAATCCGAGCAGCCACAGCGCAAGAAGGCGGCTCTCATCCCCCAAAACGGTACCCTGATAGATTTGCTGATAAATACAGGAGTTTCGAGTGTAGGCGACGACGATATGGATATGATACTAGCCGATCTTACCGTTACGCAGTGCGACGTAAGCCGCAAGTCCGTGACTGAGAAAAAAGAGATCCAAATCGTTTGCGACGATGAAAAAATTAAGGACGAATTTAAAAAGATTTTTAATCCCGACGTAGTCAGCCAAATTTTAGAGACCTATCTTTACGGATTAAACGTATTCGAGATTAACTACAAAGACAAAGAAGGTCTTGTATACCCAAGACTAGTGCAGCGCGATTTTAGGCAGTTTAAATTTAACGACGCGGGCGAGTTCACATTTAATGCGAACGGAAGCGAGCGAAGTATTCCGCCTTTAAAAGTTATATACGCATTAAACAGAGCGAATTTTAGAAAGGTATACGGAGACGGGCTGCTTAAAAAGCTGTATTTCCCCGTCAAGATGAAAAACGCCAGTTTAAAGTTTTGGTTTAGGTTTTTAGAAAAATTCGGATCGCCCTGGGCGATAGCAAAAACTAGCTACGAGCCCGATGAAATGGCTGCGGAAGTGCAAGCTATGCTTAGCGGCGATAGCGCGGTCATAGACACAGACGAGGAGATTACGCTGGTGCAGCCTACCTCAAACGTAGATTTTACGAGACTTCCCGCATACCTTGACAATCAAATCAGCAAGGCTATTTTAGGCGCAAATTTGACTAGCGATGTAAAAGAGGGAAGCTATGCCGCAGCAAAGACACATAATGAAATCAGAGAGGATTTGGCCGCAAACGATGCTAAAATTTTAATCTTCGTGATGAACAAGGCTATAAGTTTTTTTAAGGAGATCAACGGCTATAACGGCGAGCTTTACGCAAAACTATTCGACGAAGACGCTCCTAATACCGAGCGCGCCGCAAGAGACAAGACGCTATACGATATGGGCTTTGCTCCGACCAAAAAATATATAACCTCGACTTACAATATCGAGATCGACGAAAATGCCGGGGTGCAAGAGAAAAATTTAAAAGCTAATAAAGCTAATTTAACAGCCTTAAAAGGCTCTTTAAAGGCTTTAGATAGATTTGATAAAGCCACGGACGAGATGGATATAGAAGACGGCGAGATAGAAGCGGCCTTAAACAAACTAATCGCAAGCAGCGAGACTTACGAAGAGGCTTTCGATAAGCTTTACGAGCTTTATGATTTGCCATTTGAGAGGCTTGAACCACTAATGTTTAGAGCTGTAGCAAATGCCCAGATGTTAGGACATGTAGATGAATTTTAG